From the genome of Toxoplasma gondii ME49 chromosome XII, whole genome shotgun sequence:
CAgcgcttctttgctttttcttgaCTTGTCTCTCACCAGTGTCTTTGGGAAGGATCgtgtcctctctgtgtcttctctctttctctgcatctcaCCAACAGCTTTTCGCGTGAGcgacttcctctctctcctttttcgccCGTTTCTCTGGCGACCTCAACAAACCTTTTTCTTGCCGCAGTTCCGGCGCTCTTTTTcccctcccctctctcttctctccttaGGCATGGTCGTCGCCGTCAACTCTGAGGAGCCTCTGTACGTCGTGCGCTGCGTGTACCACGACGATGACACTGTGAGCGCTACGGTGGCCTTCGAAAATCGGCGCGAAGCTGGCCGCGATACGCCCCTCGATATCCTGGGCAAGAATTCTATAGACGACTCGACGCACCGCGGATCGGTCCGGGAGCAGATACTCGAGATTCTCCCCCGCGCCCCGCGTCCAACTTGCGATAAACATTCCCGAGGAAGGCTGTATCTCGagtgtttccttttttgttTTTGTCATCTTGGCCTTGTCGTTCTCGTGTACGTTGGTGTTGCTTGAGAAACGGCGAGTCCCGAGACGTCCGTTCAAGCGCGTTTGAAGAACGTAGTTTCTGGTTGAATCGCGCCTCGTAGAGATCCCTGCTTCCATCAGACTCAGCAGATTGTGTCGGTGCATGTGAGTTCCTTCAAGGCAAAAGACGATCCGAAGAGTGGAGTCTGTTTCCTCACTTTCCTCTCAAagcgtcgcttcttcgtcaccttttctctcctgtctcttgcgtcttcgtttcgcaCCTGCGGGgctgtctttgttttcagCTCCTGCAGATCCAAAGTTCAGACATTCGTCGCGCCGTCGTCGTGCCACTCGACGCGTGGATCGCATGGCGCTTCGCGCTCGAGAGGTTCCGTCTGAGAAGTGAAGAGTCTTCCTCGACAGACGCTGCCCAGCGAGGAGCTTCGCGCGCGGTGCCGAATAGGCGAGAAGAGCCTCCTCCTCCGGCGTCTGCAGCGCCACAAGGACGAACGAAGAGGGTAGGAGCCACAAGCCGCGAGCTGTTGCAAGGCCAGGCCTGCGTCCCAGAACGACGCGCAGAGATCCGAAGTCTCTTGAACCTGGGCTCCggacagagggagacgaatCTCCCAGCCGCGACTGCCTTCCCTTCGTTCCGTGAGTAGAGACACAAGGGCAGACGCCGCGAGCAGACGCTTGCGGGAAGCAGACAGGCAgcgaaaacgagggagagagcagaaggcgtgagagagcggaggaggaagatgatgcgtcaaagaaaagaacgtGAGAAACATTGACAGAGGGAAcaagagacggcgagaggaaagctcgagcaggcgaagaagacgaggaagaagaaacaaagaaaacgagggggaaaaaagaaatgaaaaggaagagaggagaagcagagagagggagagaggagacaaaagatAGCAAAAgaggacaggaaagagaaggagatgaGGGAACGAGAAAGAGTCACGAAACGAATCCGACATCCCATACGTGTTAACGAGAGACACCCACAGACAGTCAAACGTGAAAGGTCCactaatatatatatatatatatatatacatatatatttacataaGTATCTAATAAGGATAGAAATCTATTGTCGATCATGGGCGTATCTATTcatctataaatatatatatatatatatatattggtgATGAGGACGGTATATTTCAATGTTTTTTTCCAGGCGAAGTGCCGCCGTTTGCAGCATTTTACATGCTTCCGATCGCGACGTCGGCTAGGCTGCAGCAGATGGCAGCGGCAGGCCGTCCGTCGCAGCCCCAGCGAAGCCCCGTCGATCTGAAACTTCTTCCTGCACAGTAAGAAGTTTAGAACCAGCGTATGCTCGAATCGTCCCGCCACACTCTCTTCATGTCTAATTCCCTTTCAGCTTCCCGAGCTTTTCGCATGCgctcttgccttctctgccgcgACGGTTGATCTCCTCTCAGAGATGGGGAGACCCGCTTTGCACAGAGTCCATTGAGGTGGACGTACACTCCACCGTATTACCTTCTCATttacacaaatatatatatatatatatgtgtacgtATGTCCAGAAATCGTCTGTGAGTTTGACTGTGTCTCCTACGGGTTGCTTGCAAGCTTTTGGCGGGTGACATGGTGCGTGGACGAATCCGAGTCTTGGCCAGTTTAGGAAGTTGGCGTCTCCCCAATTTTTTTTCCAGCAGTCATCAGCAGTACCGGGAACAGGGCTTACCGAGCAGTCACAAAGAGTTTAGTTGTCTTCTCTGAATCGCATTCTCAGAGACTTCGCGGAGGACTTTGCAGTGCGACAGGTCACTTTTGtaagagagcgacaggaggCAATGAAAACGgagcgagaggcaggaggCATTTcggcggaggagacagagagtggAACGAAAGGCACAGCGCCGCTTAACCAAGCGCTGCAGTGCGGGGGAGCACCCCATACAAACGTAGCTGCTGCTGTGCACCCAGAGTGGGGGCAGGCGCAAGCGGAGAAACTCGGAAGAGCGCTGACGGCGgtgaaagaggaggagagtgcgaaagcagcaaagacgaggaaggccgagagcgaggagaaggctgCTGCTGAAGCAGAAACGGCTGCCTACGCGAGTGCCGAGTTCGCGGTGGTGGCTCGACAGCGCGCCCCACACAAAGGCTTTGGACCTCGTCCCTGTCCTCTGGTGGGGCTGCGAAACAAAGCTATGAGGCCGCTCTTCAcgttcctcgctctctctgcttctctcggaAGCGAGTTCGTCAAACAACAATTACACCCGAGGATTCAACAGAGCGACCGACGAGCATGGCTAGCTCTCCTCCCCAAAGCAGATCTTTTGCAGAAAGTCATAGACCTCAGTCGGGAACTCGCGACTCTGAAAGTCCAGGTAAGCGCGGAAGCAAAGCGCGTCGTTGTGGTCGGGAAACCCGGCGTTTTCGGCGGCTGCAAGCGGCGGACGCCAACGCGACaacgagagcgacagacggAAGAGCCGCCACCCCGCACAGGCACTGGCATTCCGCACACAGCGGGACAGCTCAAACTGGACACGCAAAGACGATATATAgattaatatatatatatatatttatgtatatatatacatatttatatatatatatatatatttgtatatatatatatatatttgtgtgtatatatatgtatatatatgtatataggcGCGAATGCATGAAAAGGAATGTGTATGTGAATACCCTGCTGGGCCTGGTTCGTGTCGGCGAATGTGTGtgttgcgtctctctgtcacgGCGCCCTTCCGGCTTTGTTGCTCGATTTCCAGGTGCAGCGGGAAGCGGCGATTTTGGAAGAGTGTCAGCGTCTTCGCGTGAGCCttgagaagcagaaggagagagaaggcgaactcGAGAGTTTACTAAAATGCAtcatctgcgtctctcgaaCTCGCAGCGTCGCGCTGGCGCCCTGTCTCCACTTTTACTTTTGCCACTCCTGCAGTCAAGGCTTGACTCAGTGCCCAATCTGCAGAGGAAAAATCGTCTCCCGCATACAAGTGAAACGCGAGCAGGGGGcggacgaagagagcgacgcagaaagCGTGTAAAGGCGCAATCAGAGTCGCAGGAGCAACGGCGAAGGTGTGCGCGGTAGTAACGGGATGAATTTTGTCGTAGAAATGGAGTGCGTTTTCGGTGGTAGTACGGAACATGTTTAGGACTCCATGTGGTGGGAGAGTTAGGCAAAATGGTGTAGGAAGAatggggtgtatgtacacctggatGTTTCCGGGTCTGTCGGCGCGTTGCCAGATCTGTGTGTTTCAGGCTCGGCTTTTCAGTTCTGGGGTGGTCGCGGAACGGTAGTTTTCCTGGCGAATGCGGTCGATTTTTGTTGTCACGTAAATCAACTGTGCGTGAGAaaccagagagacgaacacGCAGGCTGGGTTCGACGCTCGTTTCTTGTTGTTTCGACTTCTCGGGCAGTTGACGCCTGAGGGGTTCTCACGAGTCGACCGCAGACGTGGCGTACGTTTGTCAAACGAGCGAGTTAGACCGGAAAACAAAAGTGAATTTCAAGAGACGCGGGTTAAAACACCGGTAGCGCGCGGGGACATCCCGTGGGAGCCCTCACAGATTCTTGCATTGTGTGGCGGCCGTCCGACGATCGCTTTGGGCGCCTGATCCGTGCTGCGTCTAGATCCGTTAGAGCACCCGGGACACTCTGGATATGGCCTCCtccaggaaagagagagacagagaacccAGTTCACACGATTGCTGTACGCCACCGTTCCTATGGCTAGTTCGCAAGCGTTCACACTGCTGTGGAGCCTACGCTAAACTATCGACTTTGCTCTAGGCGGGCGGTGCGGATAACGCTTCGCACGCGTGTCGGAAGTGGGCGAAAGCTCCTCCTCAGATGCGACAGCGATTGGTTCACGTAGACAACGGCGCATGGGGGAACCGAGCACAGTAAAGCACTTCTTCAGCGTCTGCGGAGGCGTTCTCCACCGATTGCTTCTTGCGGTGTGGGGATTCGAGTTTCAGccgctctcttccctttgggcagcctttctctgctttcctgcTGGTCCACACCGGCGCTTTTCGAAGGGATTCGGTTTTCAAGCAATCCGACGTCTCTTCGATTTGAATCAGTCGCTCGCATTTACTTCCTTCGAACTCAGCGCCGTGCAGCCGCGGACGGGGAACTGGAGCCCCGGGGACCGAAGCAACGACGCGCTGGCTTGTTTTCATCTTGACTTTTTCGTGTTCGAAATCTAAGTACGTCTGCAGTGTGGAAGTTGGTCTGCCTCTTCACATGTTTATGTAAAACTGTTTACACTAGAATTATCTCTGAATAAGTATTCAAGATGGCCCGACGGTTACACCCTGAGCACCTTTATATCCCTTAAATCGTAACAGGATCAAATCATCCTTGAATGCCTCGACAGGCGTCTCACGTCACGCGTTTCAGCTGGTCCACATCGACCTGCTTGCTCCACGCAAAGCCGCTTTAGAGGGTCTGCAGAAACACCTCGCCGTCTAAGATGAGTCCACTTTGGTCGCTGCAGGTTCGTCAGGAAGCAGGCAGTGCCTCAGCGATGCCTTCCCGAAAGAACCGGGGGCTGAGAAGAACGCCCGAGACGCAGTCTCGTAGCAGCCACACCTTCAAGGACTACACCGCAGACAAAAGAAAGTGGAATTTGGAGGAAAGAACTGTGAATTGACGAGGACTACGAGTCTCGAGAAACGCCTGACAACACGGGCGCCGTCGCCCAGCGCCACCCGCGGCAGCGGGTCCCCCGCTGTACTACTTGCGCACCACCGCAAGGCCTTTCGGCGACGCGTCGTCAGGCAGCGAGTCCTGCTCTCGATATGGACACTTGAGCTGATTCTCTGAAACACCTACGTTCAGTCTCTTCCAAGTACGACGGCAaatctctgtctccatctcttGTTCGTAACGTCTCACACCCGGCCCTTGAGCTTCCCGTCTGAGTCAACACCTATGTGACAGCCGCCAGTTTTTTATCCGAGTCTCGCGTTCTGAACAGAGTCTATCGCattttgtttctctgtcacAAAGACTTCGAGAGAACGCTGCTGACGTATGCTTTTCCCATACTCACGGTGGagttctcgtccttctcagTACCATTCGGGGCTGTGTCAAAAGCCGAAAGCATCTGATTCGAGTTCGGCGGCGATGCCGGATCGACAAGGAGTGTTCCCTTTGCTACGCGGTTGATAACTCAATGTCCCGAGAGGCTCACCAGAGCTGCAGTGACAGTCAGGATTAACAGATGCCGTTGAACAATCTAACTGCAGTTCAGAGTGAGAGGTGTCACCTAGTTGCCGTGAACAAGAACCACAGCTCAAGACTGCCTGCGTGCGATGCCAATGCGCTAACAACTGAAGCAATACTCCGTCACTTCACATTGTTGAACATGCCGAGATACAGAGCCTGAGACTGAGAAATAAACCGCACAGGGCGGGAATGGTCGATTGGCTAGAGGGTAAATTGCTTTTCCGCCCTCATAAGGACGTCGGAAATGCGGCACGGTTGTGCAGAACGTCAAGACTTCTCTTTTAGACAGTGTTCTAATAATATAAAGTCAATGTGACAAGTTCAAGAATCAGACGCTTTCAGCTTTCGTTCGAAGTCCACAGTCGGGTGAGCTCGGGGAAACTCGGTACCGGCCTGTGAGTTGTTTTGCCGGGAACGCAGGCTGAGAGTGAAAAGCGGTCGCGGTCTCGTGTTTTTTTCCACCTCCTCCGTTCAACACGGAAAGGAGGCACTTTGGTTGACCGGTTGACTTCCTCATTTCTCTTGCCCTTGAAACGCggtctttcgtttcttgctGCGATGAGCGGACACAGCGGTTTGGACGGAGTCGCATGCACGGCTCTTGAAAGAACTCCACTTTTCTCGCCGTGCTCTTCGAGAAAATGCAGTACTTCAACGCTTTAATACGAGCGAAGAAGTctcgcggagagagaagaaccgagagagaagagagaaggttGTGTCGCTCTTTCGAAGACACCCAGAAGGTCAGCTGAGAAGCACTCCCCTCCAAGAGTCACCACCGGCGTCCACGTGAACGAGGAGTCCGGAGTGAAGAAACCTTCGATCATTGAGTCGGCGACAGAAGCCTCAAAACTTCGAACCGAAGGAAACTAAACTTTCTAAGCGGAACATAATTTCAAGTCCTCTGTGCCAACCAGCTTTCACTCACTGTATGATGCAACTTTGTATCGACCGCAATCGGACGCAGCTTTTCGAAGCGAGAGCACAAGAACATGCAGTTCTCCCTTGCACTTGATTAAGAACGACATCACTTATCATTTGGTCAAGGAAAAATCAAAAATTGCcggggaaagaaagaaacctTCTAAAACTGCGGTCGCTTGCGACGCGCCAGACCCTGTGCCGCTTTTGTGTCGTCGACatcatctgcatgcgctagCTAGGTCATCTTACCATTGCATCTGTTTTCTCCATCTTTTCTCTCACTTTGTGCGTCGTTTCCTCCAATCCTAcgcctttccctctctctcttctcctcctctaccttctccctctttccttttctcaaCGCTTGAGGACGCTCTGACTCTCCAACTCtcatttctctcctttcttcccccACAACAAAAGAGACGCTGACGCTCCggtgtctcgcttcttcttcctcctctccttctgttctcttcttctctctctccttcgtcgtctccctctgcgtcttcgctctctcctttccgttctctcttttctctccttggtTTCCCTcagtcttcgctctctcctgcgTCGCTCGGTTTCGACCGGGATCTGCTAAAAAATGTCAGGCTTCTTCACTGAGACTCCAGGCCGGCTCCTCCTGCTTTCTGGAGTCGCCCTGGGGACAGCCGCTGCGCTGTACGTGCTCCTGAGACCTCCAAAGAAGATCCGGAGATGCGGCCGAGACGCTGCTTCCCCTCGTTCGCAGACGCGCGCCGGCGCCTCAGCAGGCGAAGCTGAAGAGCGAAGCGCGGATCCTTTGGGCGACGGAAACGTCAAGAAGctcagctgcagagacacactcTTCGTCTACTTCGGGAGTCAGTCGGGAACGGCGGAGGCCTTCAGCGAGGAACTCGCCAGCGCAGTCGTTCAAGACATCGAAGAACTCCAACATGTCGAGGTCGTCGATCTCGAAGTAAGAAAAACAGTCGACGACCTCCTCGAAAAGCCAACGTGACATCCAAATCCACCTCTCCGGAGCCAAAAAACGATGCTCATTCATATGTTCGTATGaggatatatacatatacatagatagagagagatagatatgtatgtatataaagAGTAAACAGATTTCAAGCATCTGTGTATAAGCATAGCCTGTTGCTCTAGATGCGTGTATGTCTGTGTTCGTTAGAGCATATGAGTGTGTCTTCATAGACCCACTCGAGACTCCCTGTGGCTGTCTAGCGTTGTGTTGCGATTTAGGATTCAGTGGagctttcttgtctctcgttttGGGGGTCAGATCTTGTTGATCTCTTCCTGCTTTATGGTGGACATAGGACTTCGACCCAGATGCCTTCCTGGCGCAGCAATTCAAAGTTCTCGTTCTGGCCACTcacggagaaggcgagccTACAGACAATGCACGCGGCTTCTTCGAATGGGTAAGGCCTCACCATAAGTTGTTCTTCCTTTGCTCTCGAATCtgccctctcgcttctcgctgtctctgccggTCCGCTTCTCCCGAGGGATCTCTAttttcctcgctcttttcCTTCACGGGTGTCTCTTTTGCGAGGTAAACTACGATCGCCGTCGACTTGCGGCGACGGAGGAGCTGCTCGCCGTTCTCTGAAGCCTCTCTGTCCACTGCTTCGCAGCACACCCTTTTGCGTCTGCCCCTGTTGTCTGCGTTCTCtaccttctctcctctgcctctctccctctccttctctctacCTCCGTTAGAATAACTCGACGTCTgactgttccttcttctccccctttgTAGCTGCCGTTCTCCCAGGTTTCAGCTTCACCTCTAAACTCTCGCGTCACCTCGCTTGGGATCCGCGTCCATCTATTCCTttgcctgtctccgtgtcgCCTTCTACGCTGATCTCTCCaactgtctctccatctcgacctccctctcgctcctctttatttctctcctcgcctctgtctctctctctccttatcttcttcttttggATCTGTCCCCCCCTGTAATgcatatatacctatatatttatctatctatctatatatatatatatatatatgtatatatttctGTCTtgccctctctgctttcctctcctgctttttccCGAGTCTTCCTCGTGGAGGACGCGTGGTTTCTGCTCTTTTTACGATTCCTCTGAGTTGTTCACTTCCTGCTTATCCCCTCTCTCCGGAGAACACTGCTCTCTGCAGTTCTGTGAGCAAGCTTCTCCAGTTCTAACTCTACACgtgcatatatgcattcaCGTATAcgtacaaatatatatatatatatatatatatatacatatgtgtgtgtgtatttctTCACAGCACCATACGCGCATGTCTCCCTGTGTCTGTCTACACCTCTTTCGTTCTGTTGCTTGTCTTGTTCTCCAGCTTCAAAGGTACACGAAAGATCtgcgagaagggaggacgCCTTCTCCGGCGATGCAAGGCTGGTGCGCCGTGTTTGGGCTCGGCAGCAGCGACTACGAACGGTTCAACCGCATGGGCCGCCGAACCTTCAAGATGTTGGAGTTCATTGAAAAGCGACAAagggaactgcatgcgtcatcgtcctcttcgcttctaCGTCTGCTCTGCCCCCTCGGAGtgggagacgcagcgaaggCCCTTGACGCGGACTTCGCCCTGTGGAGGCAAGCCCACTTTCTCCCTGCTCTGAAACGCATTGCAGATCCAACGGCTCTCCAAGAAGAAACGATGAGAACGACCCCAGAAGTCCGCGGCGACGCCCCCGTCTCGCCGGTCTCCTACCCGCCGCTgtcaggtgtatgtacacctgaggCGTCGACTGCGTCAACTCCGGAGCTCGACGCAGACCCTCAGCGGCGAGGCgattcttctcctctccaagGCTACCATGCAGCACGCTCAGCGGAAAGTCTCGAACAGGAGACAAGGGAAGACTTGTCGCGGTTCTCCTCTGCGGCATCATTGGCGAACGCACAACACAACGCCCAGTCGGTGACAGGTGAGAGACGAAACTGTGATCAGTTGTAAAATGCTGGTCGACTTCGGAGCGAATCGTCGTTACTCTTCACGTCCACTCCAGCTGACGTTCAGGGCTACACCTCAGGTTGCGATTCTGCGTTTCCCAAATCTTCTTGTGGTGTCTTGTTGCGCGGTTTCTTTTGAAAGCCTCGTCATGACGTATTCGTGGTGTCTCTGCTCAGCcatcttcttgctcttccttttctcggtCGTGaccttgtttttccttttcctggtcgtctccttccttttccttctatGTCTCCCTTGTCCCTTTTGTCGCTTGCAAGAGACACCTCTGCGTCGCCCGGGTGTCTGAACACCGTGGGGCAGGTGGGATCTCTTgtccttccctcttttctagcgtctctcttgtccttTCTACTCAGTCTTTTCGACTTTGAGTGACCGGCGGAGCGATCGGCTTCCGTGGTCGCTTCCCGCACTCGCTGTCTgagtctctgctttctcttaCAAAGTTACCTGTCTTTCGTTGTTCGGATCCTCCCTCTACACTCTCagttccgtttcctcttcgtccatGGTGTCGGGAGTCTCGGTTTTGTGTTCGGCCGCTGCTGCACTCTTTTCTGGCTTTCTCCTcacctctgtttctcctcagtCTCCATGGTCTGCTTTCTCATCGTGTTGATGcgcttgcctctctccccttctgctttctttgctttctttccACTTGTTCCGTCAACCGCTTCGACTCTGCCGTCGTTCGTTCAAAACACTGTCGATTCTCTGGGCGAGCTTCACCTGCCCTTCCCCCTTCTGTGGCCTTctttcgtccttttcttcagctgcagTGGAGCGACTCGAGAAGCGGGTCGCCTCTTGGGCGAAACGCGGTAAGAAACGCGAACGAGTTAAGTGGATGAtctgaaaagagacaagcCACGGACGCCGTCCGGAGTTGTTCCTCCGGCACCGGCGACGAAACAATTTGGTAGATGTACTCTGTGCTTCGTAGCCTCCCAACTCTCGCCAGGTGTgttcgagtctctctctctcttatCTCATCACACGGCTCAGAGTTCACGGTCAAGGCAGATGTTGCCTCCAAGAAATACATGCGATGTCTCCTTCCCTAAAGCCGAAGTGCTTGTGTCTGCCTTTATTTCTGTTTTGTGGcgctccttcgttctcttccccgATTCCTTGCCCCCCTCCTTCGCTCCCGAGCGTTCTGTGGCGAACTGCGTCCAGTCGCTTCTTCGGAATCTTTGTTCTCGCTCgacctcttcctctttctctccttctctccttctctcctttctctcctcatccgtttccttccctttctcttcttctcgacgtctctttcttctttcgctccttctctctcagccgttttttctcgtcccCACTCATTCGcttttcgcgtcttttcttctccgtacGCAGGTGAAGAAGCCCCGTTTCGCCTCATGGTCGGACCTTCTCGCGAGCGTCTATTGGCTGAGCAGCGGcgcctcgaagaagaagccgctgGGCGCGCCGGGAAGTCGTTGCCTTCCTTGCCTTCCTTGCTCGCCCAGGCGCCTCATGGCACCAGCGCAAAGCTCTTCTTCcaaatgcatgcgctgccTGTAAACAGCGTCCGACAACTCCGTCAGCAAGTcaccttctcctccgcttctgccgCAGGGTCGCACTGTGCGCACCGTGTTGCCGccagcgaaacagagaaggaaccgGGCGAACCGTGGAGAACCGACGCGCCACAAGAAAGTACTGTTGAAGTCGAACTCGACCTCACAGACTGCCCCGCTGTACAGTACCGTGCAGCAGACAACATGTACTGCTTGCATAAAAATACCGCCGAAGAGGTGAGACGCACATtatatacagagagatatatacatatatatgtatagatacagatatgtatatagatatgtatagatatagatatgtatagatatagatatatatagatatagatatgtatatatatatatatatatgtatatagatatagatatcgatatagatatatatgcatacatgcagtACGTTCATCACCTCGGAAGATcgtggagacaggaaggctTCTTCCGATGCAGAGTGGAAGGCCTTTCAATCGAATCGTGTAAGTCctctgtgtgtttgtatGTGGGTTTGCTTTTCGATGCTGTTGGTTCTCTGCATTCTTTCACAGATCACCTGGTGGCACACATTCCTCGGATTCAAGGAACAAGGCGTCGCTCTCAACGATTTCGTTCACTGGGTCCCCAGCCGGGCTGCCCTTGCGTCTgcctttcctgtttcctcttcgtcttcgtcgccttcttcttctcctgctttgAGCTACGCTGTTCCCTTCCCAACTCCATGCACAGTTGAGGTTCGTGTTGAAGCTGAGAAGTGACTGACTCgaggaggggagaggcgAATCGATTGCCATGTTGAGTCGTTTGGAGACCGCAGTCTTGTGCGAGCCTTGCGCCGGCGGACATGCCAGAGGCTgcggaagcgacgaagatgCGTTTGAATGATCTGCATGAGGGGCACAGAGGTCTTCAAGCCTTTCAAGCGCAGCGCCCGACGCGCCACGAACTGTTTTCTTCCAGTTCGAGAATGAAACGAAAGAATTGCAGACGACTCTAAAGTCGCACCCCCGAtgtttgctttctcgtctttgttgtcttctccgctgttccctgtttctcttctcttgccctCACTTCCTtcaccctctctctctgtctcggatGTGACTGCCTGTCGCACTGTGCTGTCTGGTGGTCCAGTCCGGTTTCTACCTCTGCGTCGtgcttcgcgttcttccacgttcctctttgctgtctcccttGTTCGTTCTCGGCCGTTCACTCTCTGTTCTTTGTTCCGTTTCCTGCTCTGGGgtctcgtcttcctgcgCGGCgttgctcgttttcttcgacgCATTCGCCGTCCACTCTCTAGCCTTCTCTCCATGCTGTTTTTCGCGGTCATTTCTGCTTCCCTCGGCCTCGCTCCGCCGCGTGCTGACACTCGCTTGCCCCATGGTCTGCGGCGCCCTGCGTTTCAGGAAGCGCTGGGATTTTTCTCCAACTTGACCGGCCAACTCCCGAAGTTCGCCGcagcctgtctctcgctgtggATCGAAGACCCTGAGGAACGAACCCAGTGGCTGCGCCTGTTCTGCGACGAGCCTGTGAGCCTGCAAACAGCAGTTTACCTTCTGTGGCTTCGACTCTGTACCTGCTTCCCTTTCCCTTTTATTCatatatacacgcatatataatacatgcatatatatatatacatatatatatatatatatgtatattgcTGTGTAAATGCATACACGTCTCCTACATGTGCGCCTGTGTACTTACATATACGTTTCAGTTTTTcggtttttcgttttccttttcgttgTTTCTTACTCTCAGTGgattctttttttttctttcttcctgtctgcctctctcgctctcttgaCT
Proteins encoded in this window:
- a CDS encoding flavodoxin domain-containing protein (encoded by transcript TGME49_219630~Predicted trans-membrane domain (TMHMM2.0):11-30), which produces MSGFFTETPGRLLLLSGVALGTAAALYVLLRPPKKIRRCGRDAASPRSQTRAGASAGEAEERSADPLGDGNVKKLSCRDTLFVYFGSQSGTAEAFSEELASAVVQDIEELQHVEVVDLEDFDPDAFLAQQFKVLVLATHGEGEPTDNARGFFEWLQRYTKDLREGRTPSPAMQGWCAVFGLGSSDYERFNRMGRRTFKMLEFIEKRQRELHASSSSSLLRLLCPLGVGDAAKALDADFALWRQAHFLPALKRIADPTALQEETMRTTPEVRGDAPVSPVSYPPLSGVCTPEASTASTPELDADPQRRGDSSPLQGYHAARSAESLEQETREDLSRFSSAASLANAQHNAQSVTAAVERLEKRVASWAKRGEEAPFRLMVGPSRERLLAEQRRLEEEAAGRAGKSLPSLPSLLAQAPHGTSAKLFFQMHALPVNSVRQLRQQVTFSSASAAGSHCAHRVAASETEKEPGEPWRTDAPQESTVEVELDLTDCPAVQYRAADNMYCLHKNTAEEITWWHTFLGFKEQGVALNDFVHWVPSRAALASAFPVSSSSSSPSSSPALSYAVPFPTPCTVEEALGFFSNLTGQLPKFAAACLSLWIEDPEERTQWLRLFCDEPAAQQAYEACVRSPLLSLRELLPLLAPSFSRPRLPRLSSSSALDEDEEAASTQELGLILSLLAAAHAPRAYTIASSPKALARETGTRSVALCVGLVAEQRESLAITTARLEEHGFKIFGSSSAVRSARRGPLFHQEDRLFFGACSSFITQQLRPGDVLKALIKPSSFRLPADVKRPIIMVAAGTGIAPFIAFLREFACLGGWLAPVVLFFGCQRANKDFLYREELLRYKARQDAAEESQGKKHFLTHLFLAFSREPGQPKTYVQHKIAEQRNLVLQLLQEQQATLYICGRTAMAAGVTKTLAHAAAETLGGDEARGNAFVHDLRKSRRIVEEVWA